One segment of Solanum lycopersicum chromosome 1, SLM_r2.1 DNA contains the following:
- the LOC101260271 gene encoding AAA-ATPase At2g46620, protein MLVVNILLILFLVPCFLFLVRFILYRTALILVLRKWANWMDDRIHVHQYLKVAELNENGQDNEFYRRVFLYINSLPSIEDSNFTNLFSGKKSTDIILSLDDNQVIQDEFLGARVDWVNKVERFDHGGVCNRSFLLRIKKKDKRRTLRPYLQHIHAVSDDIEQRRSELKLFINNGPSENPISGRWRSVPFTHHSTLDTIAMDADLKNKVKSDLENFVKSQNYYHKMGRAWKRNYLLYGPSGTGKSSFIGAMANFLNYDVYDIDLSRVSDDSDLKLLLLQTSSRSLIVIEDLDRLINEKLTTTTLSGLLNFMDGIVNSCCGDEKIMVFTMNSKEQIDPAMLRPGRIDVHIHFPYCDFNSFKYLANNYLGVKEHKLFPQVEEIFHSGATMSPAAIGELMIVNRSSPSRAMKSVITALQSSGTEGKIGGKGKRLSDSASSPLRLEPPPHAEETGGANWKDSVPGAKEVRKLYGLLRLKSCKSPSSFDHDPGMIER, encoded by the coding sequence ATGTTGGTTGTAAATATACTTTTGATTCTCTTCTTGGTTCCTTGTTTTTTGTTTCTTGTTAGATTTATCTTGTACAGAACAGCTTTGATATTAGTTTTGCGAAAATGGGCGAATTGGATGGATGACAGAATTCATGTTCATCAGTATCTTAAAGTTGCAGAGCTCAATGAAAATGGCCAGGATAATGAGTTCTACCGGAGGGTCTTCCTTTATATCAATTCGTTGCCATCCATTGAAGATTCAAATTTCACTAATTTGTTCTCCGGTAAGAAATCTACTGATATCATTCTATCTCTGGATGATAATCAGGTGATTCAAGATGAATTTCTCGGAGCAAGAGTTGATTGGGTGAACAAAGTTGAAAGATTCGATCATGGGGGAGTTTGTAATCGGAGTTTCTTGTTGAGGATTAAGAAGAAGGACAAACGCAGGACTCTACGGCCGTATCTTCAGCATATTCATGCCGTCTCAGATGATATCGAACAGCGAAGAAGTGAATTGAAATTGTTTATCAATAATGGGCCGTCGGAAAATCCTATAAGCGGACGGTGGAGATCTGTTCCGTTTACTCATCATTCTACTTTGGACACCATAGCCATGGACGCAGACCTCAAGAACAAGGTAAAATCGGATCttgaaaattttgttaaatCCCAAAACTACTATCACAAAATGGGCCGTGCCTGGAAGCGCAATTACCTCCTTTACGGTCCCTCCGGCACCGGAAAATCAAGCTTCATCGGCGCCATGGCGAATTTCTTGAACTACGATGTTTACGACATTGATTTATCCAGAGTTTCCGATGATTCAGATCTCAAACTCCTTTTGCTACAAACTTCAAGCAGATCCCTAATTGTAATCGAAGATCTCGATCGATTGATCAACGAGAAATTAACGACGACGACCTTATCAGGGTTGCTCAATTTCATGGACGGAATTGTAAATTCTTGCTGCGGCGACGAGAAGATAATGGTTTTCACGATGAACAGCAAAGAGCAAATTGACCCAGCGATGCTTAGGCCAGGACGAATCGATGTACACATACACTTCCCTTACTGTGATTTCAATTCCTTCAAATATTTAGCAAACAATTATCTGGGTGTTAAGGAACACAAGCTGTTTCCACAAGTAGAGGAGATTTTCCATAGCGGCGCAACAATGAGTCCGGCGGCGATCGGAGAGTTGATGATAGTCAACCGAAGCTCCCCAAGCAGAGCTATGAAGTCCGTCATCACGGCGTTACAATCAAGCGGAACGGAGGGAAAGATCGGCGGGAAGGGAAAACGGTTGAGTGACAGTGCATCGTCGCCGCTACGACTGGAGCCGCCGCCACATGCGGAGGAGACAGGTGGCGCAAACTGGAAGGACTCTGTTCCGGGAGCGAAGGAGGTGCGTAAATTGTACGGACTGTTGAGATTGAAAAGCTGTAAGAGTCCTAGTTCGTTCGATCATGACCCCGGGATGATCGAACGGTGA
- the LOC101259673 gene encoding pentatricopeptide repeat-containing protein At5g16420, mitochondrial gives MLISPKFAGHRRWVYTTINFTHLFSTTAASAPSAAADDDDPFKTHPSYQHLATIKSKSELLQSYTVTPPIKPWPRYLSHKNLISLVKSQHDVNLSLQIFHHAGNFHPGFFHNYETYHSILNKLCRARAFDKVETLLTELRNSGIKCGEVLFVNVIRNYGIAGKPKLALKTFLRIEKFGVQRSVRSFNALLNALVQNKEYDFVYALFKNCQKKLHITPSVFTCNILLNALCKKDDINSATKVLDEMPVMGIVPNVVSYTTILGCYVSLGDLLGAKRMFDEIVDRGWLPDATTYTILMHGYVKQGKFIDAAKIMDEMDDNGIGPNEVTYGIMIEAFCKEKKSGEAVNLLNDMLDKRYIPSPTLCSKVIDVLCEEGKVEEACDLWKKLLVKNCTPDNTISSTLVHWLCKKGQIREARKLFDEFEKSSSPSVLTYNMLIAGMCEKGELHEAGRLWDDMVDKGCIPNAFTYNMLIKGFCKVGNAKEGIRVLEEMLDKGCHPNKSTYSILIKGLLDSELNAEILRVLALAASGDVDPETWGVLVAKFVTDIQNVCAVLDKTLSENEV, from the coding sequence ATGTTAATCTCCCCAAAGTTTGCCGGCCACCGACGGTGGGTCTACACCACAATCAACTTCACCCACTTGTTCTCAACCACCGCCGCCTCCGCCCCCTCCGCCGCCGCCGATGATGATGACCCCTTCAAAACGCATCCATCGTACCAGCACCTCGCCACCATCAAATCCAAATCGGAGCTTCTCCAATCCTACACCGTCACCCCACCCATCAAACCGTGGCCCCGATACCTTTCCCATAAAAATCTCATCTCACTCGTCAAATCCCAGCATGATGTTAATCTTTCCCTCCAAATATTTCACCACGCTGGCAACTTCCACCCTGGTTTTTTCCATAATTACGAAACCTACCACTCCATCCTCAACAAGCTCTGCCGTGCTCGGGCCTTTGATAAAGTAGAGACCCTTTTAACTGAATTACGAAATTCCGGCATCAAATGTGGGGAAGTTTTGTTTGTAAATGTGATTCGGAACTATGGGATTGCTGGTAAGCCCAAATTGGCCCTTAAGACCTTTCTGCGAATTGAAAAATTTGGAGTTCAGAGGTCAGTCAGATCATTTAATGCTTTATTGAATGCTTTAGTACAAAACAAAGAGTATGATTTTGTTTACGCTTTGTTTAAGAATTGCCAGAAGAAGTTGCATATAACGCCCAGTGTGTTTACTTGTAATATCTTGTTGAATGCTCTCTGTAAGAAAGACGATATTAATAGTGCAACTAAAGTTCTTGATGAGATGCCTGTGATGGGAATAGTTCCCAATGTTGTGAGCTACACAACCATTTTGGGTTGTTATGTATCACTTGGTGATTTACTCGGCGCCAAGAGGATGTTTGATGAAATTGTTGATAGAGGGTGGTTGCCTGATGCAACGACGTACACTATCTTGATGCATGGTTATGTTAAGCAAGGGAAGTTTATTGATGCAGCTAAGATAATGGATGAGATGGACGACAATGGGATTGGGCCAAATGAAGTGACATATGGAATTATGATTGAGGCATTTTGCAAGGAAAAGAAGTCCGGTGAAGCTGTTAATTTACTTAACGATATGCTAGATAAGAGGTATATACCAAGCCCAACACTTTGCTCTAAGGTGATTGATGTCTTGTGTGAAGAGGGGAAGGTTGAGGAGGCGTGTGATTTGTGGAAGAAACTATTGGTAAAAAATTGTACTCCAGATAATACAATATCCAGCACACTTGTTCACTGGCTCTGTAAGAAGGGACAGATTCGAGAAGCAAGGAAATTGTTTGACGAGTTTGAAAAGAGTTCGAGTCCTAGTGTTTTGACATATAACATGCTTATTGCTGGGATGTGTGAGAAAGGAGAACTGCATGAAGCTGGGAGGTTATGGGATGACATGGTAGACAAGGGTTGCATTCCTAATGCTTTTACTTACAACATGTTGATCAAAGGCTTTTGCAAAGTTGGAAATGCTAAGGAAGGAATTAGAGTTCTGGAAGAGATGCTTGACAAAGGGTGTCACCCAAACAAATCTACTTATTCCATCTTAATCAAGGGGCTTCTTGACTCTGAACTCAACGCAGAAATTTTAAGGGTGCTTGCTCTGGCAGCATCAGGTGATGTTGATCCTGAAACTTGGGGAGTCCTTGTGGCCAAGTTTGTTACTGATATTCAAAATGTATGTGCCGTTTTGGATAAGACATTGTCAGAGAATGAAGTGTAA
- the LOC101259980 gene encoding ras-related protein RABA3 encodes MNQEMSGFEDQMKRVNGVHHNEDKIDYVFKVVVIGDSAVGKTQVLSRFAKNEFCFDSKSTIGVEFQTRTVSMQSKVVKAQIWDTAGQERYRAVTSAYYRGALGAMLVYDITKRQTFDHVARWVEELRAHADSSIVIMLIGNKADLVDSRAVPTEDAVEFAERQGLFFSETSALSGHNVESAFFKLLQEIFDMVSRKTLLVPSGANGNYIKETSNGLLKGLKIDVISGPDFEVSEMKKLSSCSC; translated from the exons ATGAATCAAGAAATGAGTGGCTTTGAGGATCAAATGAAACGTGTAAATGGGGTTCATCATAATGAGGATAAAATAGATTACGTGTTTAAGGTTGTGGTGATTGGAGACTCTGCTGTTGGTAAAACTCAGGTGCTTTCCAGGTTTGCTAAGAATGAGTTTTGTTTTGACTCAAAATCAACAATCGGTGTTGAGTTTCAGACTAGAACTGTGTCGATGCAGTCTAAAGTGGTTAAGGCACAGATCTGGGACACTGCTGGACAAGAAAG ATACAGAGCTGTAACAAGTGCATACTACAGAGGAGCGTTAGGAGCCATGTTAGTTTACGACATAACAAAGAGACAAACATTTGATCATGTAGCTAGATGGGTTGAGGAGCTCAGGGCTCACGCGGATAGTTCCATTGTGATCATGTTGATCGGTAACAAAGCTGATCTAGTAGATTCGAGGGCAGTTCCAACTGAAGACGCGGTTGAATTTGCAGAGAGGCAGGGGCTATTTTTCTCTGAGACATCCGCTCTTAGCGGGCACAATGTGGAATCAGCCTTCTTCAAACTTTTGCAAGAAATATTCGACATGGTATCGAGGAAGACTTTGTTGGTGCCTTCTGGTGCTAATGGAAATTACATCAAAGAGACTAGTAATGGATTGCTTAAAGGATTGAAAATTGATGTTATTTCTGGTCCTGATTTTGAAGTTAGTGAGATGAAGAAACTATCTTCTTGCTCTTGCTAA